The following proteins are co-located in the Gossypium hirsutum isolate 1008001.06 chromosome A02, Gossypium_hirsutum_v2.1, whole genome shotgun sequence genome:
- the LOC107936553 gene encoding pentatricopeptide repeat-containing protein At5g44230, with product MVHLSHKFSTIPINFIPKQFSKHLPQQIPSQTTPPFIPFSQRQNQRSLLESQLISALNCCTSLTQIQQIHARILRKGFEQCCYVLTKLIRILTKMEIPMDSYAKLVFNQVENPNPFLCTALIRGYCLQGHVKESVFVYCEMRKKNVLPISFTFSALFKACGVVNDVDLGRQIHGQTILIGGFGFDLFVKNSLIEMYVKLGFLGCGRKVFDELPGRDLISWTELIVGYVKAGDMESAGELFSELPKKDMVAWTAMVTGYAQNAKPREALEFFERMLNEGVETDKVTLVGVISACAQLGAAKYANWIRDTVENLGFSPTRCVVVGSALIHMYSKCGSVEDAYKAFKVMEEKNVFSYSSMIAGFAMHGYAYAALELFHEMVKIGIKPNKVTFIGVLTACSHSRMVEQGRQIFESMEEKFGISPGVDHYSCMVDLLGRAGCLEEALNLAETMPLEPNGGVWGALLGACRTYSNPDIAQIAANHLFELEPNAIGNYILLSNIYASAGQWNDVLMVRKMMRERGLRKNPGCSWLETKKGVIQEFFSGDMSHPRYGEMKQVLEDLLNRLKAIGYQPNMNSIAYDVSDEEKRRILITHSEKLALAFGLLDINADFPIRIMKNLRMCEDCHSFLCAVSQITRRVIIVRDNLRFHHFHDGKCSCGNFW from the coding sequence ATGGTACACCTTTCCCACAAATTCTCTACAATACCCATAAATTTCATCCCAAAACAATTCTCCAAACACCTTCCCCAACAAATCCCATCCCAAACAACCCCTCCATTCATCCCTTTCTCTCAACGTCAAAACCAACGCTCCCTTTTAGAATCTCAACTCATTTCAGCTCTCAATTGCTGCACTTCCCTTACCCAAATCCAACAAATCCATGCTCGTATCCTCCGTAAAGGTTTTGAACAATGCTGCTATGTTCTCACCAAGCTAATACGTATCCTCACGAAAATGGAAATCCCAATGGATAGTTATGCTAAGCTTGTTTTTAATCAGGTTGAGAACCCAAACCCATTTCTTTGTACTGCTCTTATTCGTGGGTATTGTTTACAAGGTCATGTTAAGGAATCTGTTTTTGTGTACTGTGAAATGAGGAAAAAAAATGTTTTGCCTATTTCGTTTACGTTTTCGGCTCTTTTTAAAGCTTGTGGTGTTGTTAATGATGTGGATTTGGGTAGGCAAATTCATGGCCAGACGATTTTGATTGGTGGGTTTGGGTTTGATTTGTTTGTTAAGAACAGTTTGATTGAAATGTATGttaagttagggtttttaggaTGTGGGAGGAAGGTGTTTGATGAATTGCCTGGAAGGGATTTGATTTCCTGGACGGAGTTGATTGTTGGGTATGTGAAAGCTGGGGATATGGAATCTGCAGGGGAATTGTTTAGTGAATTGCCTAAGAAGGATATGGTGGCGTGGACGGCGATGGTTACGGGGTATGCTCAGAATGCTAAGCCTAGAGAAGCATTGGAATTTTTCGAGAGGATGCTAAATGAAGGGGTTGAAACAGATAAGGTTACTTTGGTTGGGGTTATTTCTGCTTGTGCACAACTAGGTGCTGCAAAATATGCGAACTGGATTCGGGATACTGTTGAGAATTTGGGGTTTAGTCCTACTCGTTGTGTTGTAGTGGGATCGGCTTTGATTCATATGTACTCGAAGTGTGGGAGTGTTGAGGACGCATATAAGGCTTTTAAGGTAATGGAAGAAAAGAATGTGTTTTCATACAGTTCGATGATTGCAGGGTTTGCTATGCACGGTTATGCTTATGCGGCATTGGAATTATTCCATGAAATGGTGAAAATTGGGATCAAACCAAATAAAGTTACGTTTATTGGAGTGCTTACAGCTTGTAGCCATtcaagaatggtagaacaaggtcgtcaaatatttgaatcgATGGAGGAGAAATTCGGGATTTCTCCAGGTGTTGATCATTATTCTTGTATGGTTGATCTTCTTGGTCGAGCTGGATGTCTAGAAGAAGCACTTAACCTTGCTGAAACAATGCCATTAGAGCCTAATGGAGGTGTTTGGGGGGCATTGCTAGGAGCATGTCGGACTTATTCTAATCCTGATATTGCTCAGATTGCTGCtaaccatttatttgagttagaACCTAATGCTATCGGAAACTACATCTTGCTTTCTAACATATACGCTTCAGCAGGACAGTGGAACGATGTTTTAATGGTAAGGAAAATGATGAGAGAGAGAGGTCTAAGAAAAAATCCTGGATGTAGCTGGTTGGAAACCAAGAAGGGTGTAATTCAAGAGTTCTTTTCCGGAGACATGTCACATCCAAGGTACGGTGAGATGAAGCAAGTGCTCGAGGATCTTCTAAATAGGTTAAAAGCTATTGGGTACCAGCCAAACATGAATTCTATTGCTTATGATGTGAGTGATGAAGAAAAGAGACGAATACTAATCACTCATAGCGAGAAGCTAGCTCTGGCATTCGGGCTACTCGATATAAATGCCGATTTCCCCATAAGGATTATGAAGAACCTAAGAATGTGTGAAGATTGCCACTCATTTCTTTGTGCTGTATCTCAAATCACAAGAAGGGTAATTATTGTAAGGGATAACTTGAGATTCCACCATTTCCATGATGGGAAGTGCTCTTGTGGTAACTTCTGGTGA
- the LOC107936567 gene encoding uncharacterized protein — translation MAKHTAVGWGHHHYHHLQNRWLLALLLMLSVSTVIAFFMRSAFDSCDRTVSAAVDGIGSARHVIQVAEKRTTPVAAVKPSPLSFMKSKVVLLVSHELSLSGGPLLLMELAFLLRSVGAEVYWMTIMKPSETDEVTYSLEHKMLDRGVQVVSAKGKEALDTALRADLVVLNTAVAGKWLDVVLKGDVHRVLPKVLWWIHEMRGHYFKLDYVKHLPFVAGAMIDSHVTTEYWKNRTQERLKIKMPDTYVVHLGNSKELMQVAEDTVAKRVLREHVRESLGVLNEDLLFAIINSVSRGKGQDLFLRSFYEALQLIKEKKMQIPLLHAVIVGSDMSAQTKFEMELRDSVVQKKIQDRVHFVNKTLTVAPYLAAIDVLVQNSQARGECFGRITIEAMAFQLPVLGTAAGGTTEIVVNGTTGLLHPVGKPGVTPLAKNIVKLATHVERRLTMGKRGYERVKERFLEQHMAERIAGVLKEVLRKSKNKSSRLIS, via the exons ATGGCGAAGCATACCGCCGTTGGCTGGGGTCATCACCACTACCATCACTTACAGAACCGTTGGCTTCTGGCTCTTCTCTTAATGCTTTCGGTTTCGACTGTGATCGCTTTTTTCATGAGAAGCGCTTTCGATTCGTGTGATCGGACTGTTTCGGCTGCTGTTGATGGTATTGGTTCGGCTCGGCATGTTATTCAAGTCGCTGAGAAGCGCACCACGCCGGTCGCGGCTGTGAAGCCGAGTCCGCTTAGCTTTATGAAGTCGAAGGTTGTTCTGCTGGTTTCGCACGAGCTCTCGCTTTCTG GTGGACCATTGTTGCTGATGGAGCTGGCATTCCTATTAAGAAGTGTTGGTGCTGAAGTTTATTGGATGACAATTATGAAACCATCTGAAACAGATGAAGTAACATATAGTTTAGAACATAAGATGTTGGACAGAGGAGTACAG GTTGTCTCGGCTAAGGGGAAAGAAGCTTTAGATACTGCTCTAAGAGCTGATTTGGTTGTTTTGAACACTGCAGTTGCTGGGAAATGGCTGGATGTTGTTCTTAAGGGAGATGTTCATCGTGTTCTGCCTAAGGTGTTGTGGTGGATCCATGAAATGCGTGGCCATTACTTTAAATTAGACTATGTAAAGCATCTTCCTTTTGTAGCTGGTGCAATGATTGATTCCCATGTTACAACAGAATACTGGAAGAATAGGACTCAAGAACGTTTGAA GATTAAGATGCCCGATACCTATGTTGTTCACCTTGGAAATAGCAAGGAACTGATGCAAGTTGCAGAAGACACTGTGGCTAAACGGGTTCTGCGTGAACATGTTCGTGAATCTCTTGGAGTGCTCAATGAGGATTTACTCTTTGCCATAATAAACA GTGTTTCACGAGGAAAAGGGCAGGATCTCTTTTTACGATCCTTCTATGAGGCCTTGCAActaatcaaggaaaagaaaatgcAGATACCACTACTGCATGCAGTAATTGTGGGAAGTGACATGAGTGCTCAGACAAAATTTGAAATGGAATTACGAGATTCTGTAGTGCAGAAGAAAATTCAAGATCGTGTTCATTTTGTGAACAAAACTCTGACAGTTGCCCCGTATTTAGCTGCCATTGATGTTCTTGTTCAGAATTCCCAG GCGCGAGGAGAATGCTTTGGACGGATAACAATTGAAGCCATGGCTTTCCAGTTACCTGTACTG GGAACAGCTGCAGGAGGTACCACAGAAATAGTAGTGAATGGGACTACAGGTTTATTACACCCAGTTGGAAAACCCGGGGTTACACCTCTTGCTAAAAACATTGTCAAACTCGCCACTCATGTAGAGAGGAGGCTTACAATGGGAAAAAGAGGGTACGAAAGGGTCAAAGAAAGATTCCTAGAACAACACATGGCCGAGAGAATCGCCGGAGTACTTAAGGAAGTATTGAGGAAATCCAAAAACAAATCAAGCAGACTCATCAGTTGA
- the LOC107936523 gene encoding uncharacterized protein translates to MRSVKCCLNPSFIIIVVAAVLSQALTVTSVVVPKSTCYAFDNSSHLLDFTDWIGSPFVYEGKDTDVVVRFCKDVESRSQTGYVDFGRYDKFNYFVTGSGHVDLVQEFYNGDLLNCEHTFDKMGRTAQVNIICGKCLNGQCKGQHGCICNVSYESTCRAIVELAIQCENPGPRVFEGFTVGFHPRSWEIVHNGLTQLGFEKSHPDFSFSTEQPHVTLYLTAIASQSNLVKKPRVEVFPENGLEVKLSGTAATGNPPTTLSPSTLLLDWRCVKARDTPYEVKITIPVEGYESIEFVLTKMCDSAQNQEEDATRGWAIFGIISCILMVSSTLFCCGGFIYKTQMESRHGIDALPGMTVLSACLETVSGAGQGYSRVEEVNTGFTNEVSWERPSSGTQGTWTPSPNESKYGSM, encoded by the exons ATGCGGAGTGTAAAATGCTGTTTAAATCCTAGTTTCATAATCATAGTTGTTGCAG CTGTTCTTTCACAAGCACTTACCGTTACATCAGTTGTTGTCCCAAAATCCACTTGCTACGCGTTTGATAATTCTAGTCATCTTCTTGATTTC ACTGATTGGATCGGTAGTCCTTTTGTGTACGAGGGGAAG GATACTGACGTGGTTGTCCGCTTTTGCAAAGATGTGGAGAGTAGATCACAAACG GGATATGTAGATTTTGGTCGATATGATAAGTTTAACTACTTTGTTACTGGTTCAGGGCATGTTGACCTTGTTCAA GAGTTTTACAATGGCGACCTGCTGAATTGTGAGCACACCTTTGACAAAATGGGACGCACCGCACAG GTAAATATTATATGTGGAAAGTGTTTAAATGGGCAATGTAAAG GCCAACATGGATGCATATGCAATGTCTCTTATGAATCCACTTGCAG AGCCATTGTTGAACTGGCCATTCAATGTGAGAATCCTGGCCCACGGGTATTCGAGGGCTTCACTGTTGGATTTCATCCGCGATCATGGGAAATT GTTCACAATGGTCTGACTCAGTTGGGTTTTGAAAAATCTCACCCTGATTTTAG TTTCAGCACTGAACAGCCTCATGTTACCCTTTATTTGACTGCCATTGCATCCCAATCCAACCTCGTAAAAAAACCTCGTGTCGAG GTGTTTCCAGAAAACGGACTGGAGGTCAAGTTATCAGGGACTGCTGCAACTGGGAATCCACCTACAACATTATCACCATCAACTTTGCTTTTAGATTGGAGAT GTGTAAAGGCCCGTGATACCCCGTATGAAGTTAAGATCACTATCCCAGTGGAAGGTTATGAATCAATCGAGTTTGTTCTAACGAAGATGTGTG ACTCTGCACAAAATCAGGAAGAAGATGCCACAAGAGGGTGGGCAATATTCGGAATAATTTCATGCAT ATTAATGGTTTCATCAACTCTATTTTGCTGTGGAGGGTTTATTTACAAGACACAAATGGAAAGCCGG CATGGGATTGATGCTCTGCCGGGCATGACGGTTCTTTCTGCCTGTTTAGAGACT GTAAGCGGAGCAGGGCAAGGCTACTCACGAGTTGAGGAAGTTAACACCGGCTTTACCAATGAAGTCTCGTGGGAGCGCCCGTCCAGTGGTACTCAAGGAACATGGACACCGTCACCGAACGAAAGCAAATATGGTTCGATGTAA
- the LOC107936554 gene encoding mitogen-activated protein kinase 7, which translates to MATLVEPPNGVKPRGKHYYSMWQTLFEIDTKYVPIKPIGRGAYGIVCSSINRETNEKVAIKKIHNVFENRVDALRTLRELKLLRHIHHENVIALKDVMMPIHRASFNDVYLVYELMDTDLHQIIKSPQPLSNDHCKYFIFQLLRGLKYLHSANILHRDLKPGNLLVNANCDLKICDFGLARTSRGNEQFMTEYVVTRWYRAPELLLCCDNYGTSIDVWSVGCIFAEILGRKPIFPGTECLNQLKLIINVLGSQQEADLAFIDNPKARRYIKSLPYSRGIHFSHLYPHADPLAIDLLQRMLVFDPSKRITVMEALLHPYMSGLYDPRRNPPAQVPINLDIDENMGEHMIREMVWIEMLHYHPEVLSANA; encoded by the exons ATGGCAACGCTTGTGGAGCCACCAAATGGGGTGAAACCAAGAGGTAAACATTACTATTCAATGTGGCAAACCCTTTTTGAGATTGATACAAAGTATGTACCAATCAAACCAATAGGGAGAGGTGCATATGGCATAGTTTGTTCATCCATCAATAGAGAAACCAATGAGAAAGTAGCCATaaaaaagatacataatgtgtttgaGAATCGTGTTGATGCATTGAGAACATTGAGGGAATTGAAGCTTTTAAGACATATCCACCATGAGAATGTTATTGCTTTGAAAGATGTGATGATGCCTATTCATAGAGCTAGTTTTAATGATGTTTATTTGGTGTATGAGTTGATGGATACTGATTTGCATCAGATTATTAAGTCTCCTCAACCTCTTTCTAATGATCATTGCAAGTACTTCATTTTCCAG TTACTACGAGGGCTGAAGTACCTGCACTCCGCGAACATCCTTCATCGAGACTTGAAACCCGGGAACCTCCTTGTTAATGCTAATTGTGACTTGAAGATATGCGATTTCGGGCTGGCACGAACCAGTAGAGGCAACGAACAATTCATGACCGAGTATGTTGTCACTCGTTGGTACCGTGCACCGGAGCTCCTACTCTGTTGTGATAATTACGGTACTTCCATTGATGTTTGGTCGGTCGGATGCATTTTCGCTGAGATTCTTGGTCGAAAACCTATCTTCCCCGGGACTGAATGTCTCAACCAGCTTAAGCTAATCATTAATGTCCTTGGAAGCCAACAAGAGGCTGATCTTGCATTTATTGATAACCCGAAAGCCAGAAGGTATATCAAGTCACTTCCGTATTCGAGGGGCATCCATTTTTCTCACTTATACCCTCATGCGGATCCATTAGCCATAGATTTGTTACAAAGGATGCTCGTTTTCGATCCGTCTAAGAGGATTACTGTCATGGAAGCACTGCTACATCCTTATATGTCAGGATTATATGATCCAAGACGCAATCCACCTGCACAAGTACCGATCAATCTTGACATAGATGAGAACATGGGAGAACACATGATTCGAGAGATGGTGTGGATCGAGATGCTTCACTACCATCCTGAGGTTCTTTCTGCAAATGCTTAG